TCACCCACATGACGGCGCGATCGTTATATTCCAGGAAGGTGGAGCCATCGATTTCCATGCCGCCGAAGTCAAGGATAGAACCAGACGGATAGGCGGTGAATCCATAGTCATCTTCATGGGTGTACTCGTCCCATCCTTCTGCGGACTTGAGAGTAAGTCTTGCTCTAAGAGCGAAGTCATCTACAAGATCCAGCAGCGGTTGCCACTCTTCGGCTGATGGCAGGTGCCAGCCGCTGGGGCAAACTTTTTCCGCATCGCTATAGGTGTAGAGCTGGCCGTACCTGTGGGGATTCTTTTCCTCGCCGGTGAGAGTTCTACTGGAATCTGTTTTATAATTCAGGTTTTCTCCCATCCATACCTGGTTCCCGATGACGATGGTTCTGTATGTTTGACCATCGCGGGAGTCCTTCATGGTCCCCTCGGTTTCCTTGATGCAACGAACCGGCAGACGGTAACTCTTGGAGGGAAGAGCGTACATATCGCTGAACAGGAAGGTTGGTGAACTGTTGGTTTTGTTCATCTCTACAGCGGCGGCGTGATTTTCATCCAGTTCTTCGCCGACCCAGAAATAAACGGAGTAATTCAGTCCACTCCAACCCTCTTCACCGAGGGTGTCTGTGCCTACGGTGTCAATGCCGGTAAAATGAGCGCCGAAGCCGTAAAGTCCAGCACCGTCCAGGCCTTTAGACGAAGTGAGGAAACCTGTGTATTCGTAATACCCGGCGCGCCAAGTTTCCTTGTCGATTAACTTCCAGTCCTTGCGGGTCGGCAAGCGCCAGCCTTCGGGGCAAGATTTCATCGCGCTTTCCCAGGTGTAGAATCGGCCGTAGTCTTCGCAGTTTTCGGGATTCCAGTAAATGCAGGTGCTTTCGCCGTCGTCGTAGTTCAGGTTTTCTGCCATCCACGACTGGGTGAATATATGGGCTACTTTGTAAGTGCGACCGTCGCGGGAATCCACAAAGTGGTCGGGATCTACCGGTTCCTTGGCCTTGGAACTGGAGGAAACGCTTTCATCCAGAGAATTAACAGTGCTGGAGCTGGAACTCTTAAGGGAATCTGCAGCGCTGGACAATTCATCGTCATGTATATCGGAACTGGAGACCGCTGTGTCGGAGTTGCCGTTGTCCGAAACCGGTGCGGAACTTGAGTTGTCGTCTCCGCAGGCTACGAGAAATAGAGTCGATGCAAGGAAAATAAGCCATCTGTTCATGAGAACGTCCTAACCTTAGTTATTTGATATTGCTTAATGTATATTTTTTTTCAATGTCAAGATTTCGATTTGTAAATCGTTCAACTTTGACATTGATGCCGCTCCTACTTCTTTCTCTTGGGTGAGATGGCAATAAATGCCAGCACGCTGATCAAGAGTAAGAATGGGTAGAACATATAGGGGATGATGTCGAGGGCGCTGACGTTAATGGCGCCTGCGGCGTTACCTGCGGCGACTGCTGCAGCACTTGCCGCGGCGATGGCGGAAAGGGCCACCAGCATTTGGGCTCCATAGGGGAGCAGCCCCTGGACGATACATCCGAAAATGTCAAGGAGGGAGGCGGTCTTCTGCGGGGAAATTCTGTACTCGTCGCTCATCTGCTTGGCGATGGGAGCCGCCATGACGATTGCCACGGTGTTGTTTGCGGTGGCTACGTCCATGGCGCTTACCAGAAGGCCTACGCCCAGCTGGCCGCTCTTGTGGCCCTTAAATACCTTGTGGATGAAATCGAGAAGGGCGGCAAAGCCACCGTGAATGCGGATGAG
The sequence above is a segment of the Fibrobacter sp. UWR4 genome. Coding sequences within it:
- a CDS encoding FISUMP domain-containing protein, which encodes MNRWLIFLASTLFLVACGDDNSSSAPVSDNGNSDTAVSSSDIHDDELSSAADSLKSSSSSTVNSLDESVSSSSKAKEPVDPDHFVDSRDGRTYKVAHIFTQSWMAENLNYDDGESTCIYWNPENCEDYGRFYTWESAMKSCPEGWRLPTRKDWKLIDKETWRAGYYEYTGFLTSSKGLDGAGLYGFGAHFTGIDTVGTDTLGEEGWSGLNYSVYFWVGEELDENHAAAVEMNKTNSSPTFLFSDMYALPSKSYRLPVRCIKETEGTMKDSRDGQTYRTIVIGNQVWMGENLNYKTDSSRTLTGEEKNPHRYGQLYTYSDAEKVCPSGWHLPSAEEWQPLLDLVDDFALRARLTLKSAEGWDEYTHEDDYGFTAYPSGSILDFGGMEIDGSTFLEYNDRAVMWVMTPEYSEKKTTLIISDHLFGDAELGEGGKFDFNSVRCIQD